The following coding sequences are from one Lolium rigidum isolate FL_2022 chromosome 6, APGP_CSIRO_Lrig_0.1, whole genome shotgun sequence window:
- the LOC124663240 gene encoding aspartic proteinase CDR1-like has translation MAGQALLLVAFVLTAQLCGCTAYVGGGFSVEFIHRDSPKSPLYDPKLTVHGRVLAAAQRSTAQAAALARSYTTIVSPSPEGAVSEIISRPFEYLMYVNIGTPGTRTLVVADTGSNLVWLRCVNGSTAEPPPPASGSDAHPEDVVFDVSSSATYGRVGCQSGACHALPVTSCDASSNCNYLQTYGDGSNTTGILSTETFFFEDAPGGCVGCRDRPQLVVHEVNFGCSTSINGPFPWNGVVGLADGNLSLVSQIGAVTSLGRRFSYCLAPYNVNASSALNFGSRADVTEVDAVSTVLVPSPFGSLYTVALESVEISNSTFTGLLDQVVEEVNRTIKLPQVSSTGRILPLCYDATGMTEELILEKMIPDVKLVMGGGAVVTLKARNTFVQVDQVTVCMAVLPVGDQSPFAILGNVAQQNMHVGYDLDRRTVTFAAADCTTAYPSPPASL, from the exons ATGGCGGGGCAGGCTCTTTTGCTCGTCGCCTTCGTCCTGACGGCGCAGCTGTGCGGGTGCACGGCGTACGTGGGCGGCGGGTTTAGCGTGGAGTTCATCCATCGGGACTCCCCCAAATCTCCGCTATACGACCCGAAGCTCACGGTGCACGGCCGCGTGCTCGCCGCCGCTCAGCGTTCCACGGCGCAGGCCGCGGCGCTCGCGCGCTCGTACACTACCATCGTCTCTCCATCTCCTGAAGGCGCCGTGTCGGAGATTATATCCAGGCCGTTCGAGTACCTCATGTACGTCAACATCGGCACGCCGGGCACCCGGACGCTAGTGGTCGCGGACACCGGCAGCAACCTCGTCTGGCTTCGATGCGTCAACGGCAGCACCGCTGAGCCTCCGCCACCAGCCTCTGGCTCGGATGCGCAtccggaggacgtcgtcttcgacGTGTCCTCCTCGGCTACGTACGGCCGCGTAGGCTGCCAGTCCGGCGCGTGCCACGCGCTTCCCGTCACCAGCTGCGACGCCAGCTCCAACTGCAACTACCTCCAGACCTACGGCGACGGCTCCAACACGACCGGCATACTCTCCACCGAGACCTTCTTCTTCGAAGACGCCCCCGGCGGCTGCGTGGGGTGCCGCGACCGTCCGCAGCTGGTGGTGCACGAAGTCAACTTCGGCTGCTCCACGTCCATCAACGGCCCGTTCCCCTGGAACGGCGTCGTTGGACTCGCCGACGGCAACTTGTCCCTCGTCTCCCAGATCGGCGCGGTCACATCGCTCGGCCGGAGGTTCTCCTACTGCCTCGCGCCCTACAACGTCAACGCCTCCTCCGCGCTCAACTTCGGCTCTCGCGCCGACGTGACGGAGGTGGACGCGGTGTCGACGGTACTGGTCCCCTCCCCGTTTGGGTCCCTCTACACCGTCGCGCTCGAGTCCGTCGAAATCAGCAACTCTACTTTCACG GGGCTCCTGGaccaggtggtggaggaggtgaacCGGACCATCAAGCTCCCGCAGGTGTCATCGACGGGGCGGATCCTACCGCTGTGCTACGACGCGACCGGGATGACCGAGGAGTTGATACTGGAGAAGATGATCCCGGACGTGAAGCTGGTTATGGGAGGCGGCGCGGTGGTGACGCTCAAGGCGCGGAACACGTTCGTGCAGGTGGATCAGGTCACCGTGTGCATGGCGGTGCTGCCGGTTGGTGACCAATCTCCTTTTGCTATCCTCGGTAATGTCGCGCAGCAGAACATGCACGTCGGCTACGACCTGGACAGGCGCACTGTCACCTTCGCCGCCGCCGACTGTACGACCGCCTACCCCTCCCCTCCCGCCTCTTTGTAG